The Halococcus sediminicola genome has a segment encoding these proteins:
- a CDS encoding MaoC family dehydratase, which translates to MTGRYYEEFEEGETIDHDKRRTISESDNQDFCDMTMNQQPLHLDGEFAAETEFGERLVNGLYTLSLAVGLTIPDTSDGTIVANLSYDDVEHPNPVFHGDTIRARSTVVEKRETSDGERGVVTMHVEAHNQNDDLVCEFHRTILSLKRPEE; encoded by the coding sequence ATGACCGGACGCTACTACGAGGAATTCGAGGAGGGCGAGACCATCGACCACGACAAACGACGGACGATAAGCGAAAGCGACAATCAAGATTTCTGTGACATGACGATGAACCAGCAACCGCTGCATCTCGACGGCGAGTTCGCCGCCGAGACCGAGTTCGGCGAGCGCCTCGTCAACGGGCTCTACACGCTCTCGCTGGCCGTAGGGCTGACGATTCCCGACACCTCCGATGGGACCATCGTCGCTAACCTCTCGTACGACGACGTCGAGCACCCCAATCCCGTGTTCCACGGCGACACGATACGCGCGCGCTCGACGGTCGTCGAAAAGCGCGAGACCAGCGACGGTGAGCGCGGCGTCGTCACGATGCACGTCGAGGCGCACAACCAGAACGACGACCTCGTCTGCGAGTTCCACAGAACTATCCTCTCGCTGAAACGCCCCGAGGAATGA
- the gdhB gene encoding glutamate dehydrogenase GdhB gives MTTTAPTETEDPPETAAEIARHQLDRAASHIDVDPGVVERLKHPKSVHQVSIPVERDSGEMEIFTGYRAHHDSARGPFKGGLRYHPGVTQEECVGLSMWMTWKCAVMDIPFGGGKGGVVADPKGLSEKENERLTRRLAEELRDVIGPMRDIPAPDMGTNAQTMAWFMDAYSMQEGESHPGVVTGKPPVIGGSYGREEAPGRSTAIITREALDYYGKDVEETTVAIQGFGSVGANAARLLDELGANVVAVADVEGAIRDPDGLDTRDVLSHEEEPGMVSGYDAPDNLSNADLLELDVDVVIPAAIGNVLTVDNADNIQADFIVEGANGPTTTRADEIFAEREIPVIPDILANAGGVTVSYFEWLQDINRRAWTLEEVNEELEDEMLSAWNDVRGAYNAYDDVTWREAAYIVGLTRVAKAHEVRGLWP, from the coding sequence ATGACGACGACAGCCCCAACCGAAACCGAGGACCCGCCCGAGACCGCCGCCGAGATCGCCCGCCACCAGCTCGACCGGGCGGCGTCGCATATCGACGTCGACCCCGGCGTCGTCGAGCGACTCAAACATCCCAAGTCGGTCCATCAAGTCTCCATCCCGGTCGAACGCGACAGCGGCGAGATGGAGATCTTTACTGGGTATCGCGCCCACCACGACAGCGCACGCGGGCCGTTCAAGGGTGGACTGCGCTACCACCCCGGCGTGACCCAAGAGGAGTGTGTGGGGCTCTCGATGTGGATGACGTGGAAGTGTGCGGTGATGGACATCCCCTTCGGCGGCGGCAAGGGTGGCGTCGTCGCCGACCCGAAGGGACTGAGTGAGAAGGAAAACGAACGGCTCACCCGCCGCCTCGCCGAGGAACTGCGCGACGTCATCGGGCCGATGAGGGACATTCCAGCCCCCGACATGGGGACCAACGCCCAGACGATGGCGTGGTTCATGGACGCCTACTCGATGCAGGAGGGTGAGAGCCACCCCGGCGTCGTCACGGGCAAGCCGCCCGTCATCGGCGGGAGCTACGGCCGCGAGGAGGCTCCCGGTCGGAGCACGGCCATCATCACCCGCGAGGCGCTCGATTACTACGGCAAGGACGTCGAGGAGACGACGGTCGCGATTCAGGGCTTCGGCAGCGTCGGCGCGAACGCCGCCCGCCTGCTCGACGAACTCGGCGCGAACGTCGTCGCCGTCGCCGACGTCGAGGGGGCCATCCGTGACCCGGACGGTCTCGACACGCGCGACGTGCTCTCCCACGAGGAGGAACCGGGCATGGTCTCGGGCTACGACGCCCCCGACAACCTCTCGAACGCCGACCTGCTCGAACTCGACGTCGACGTCGTGATCCCCGCCGCCATCGGCAACGTTCTCACGGTCGATAACGCCGACAACATCCAGGCGGACTTCATCGTCGAGGGCGCGAACGGCCCGACGACGACGCGCGCCGACGAGATCTTCGCCGAGCGCGAGATCCCGGTGATTCCGGACATCCTCGCCAACGCCGGCGGCGTCACGGTCTCGTATTTCGAGTGGCTCCAAGACATCAATCGCCGCGCGTGGACGCTCGAAGAGGTCAACGAGGAGTTGGAAGACGAGATGCTCTCGGCGTGGAACGACGTCCGCGGGGCGTACAACGCCTACGACGACGTGACGTGGCGCGAAGCGGCCTACATCGTCGGTCTGACCCGCGTCGCCAAGGCCCACGAGGTCCGCGGTCTCTGGCCGTAG
- a CDS encoding HpcH/HpaI aldolase/citrate lyase family protein — protein sequence MARRSVLFTPGDRPEMMRKAPDSGADVVVFDLEDAIAPARKDEAREAVSEVLSGEFDPDCEVCVRVGRDFHTDLDVLLDGEPRLDALMLPKAEASEDVTALADSLATRDASYPVFALIETARGVLNAEEIAAAEATTAVCFGAEDLAADVGARRTEEGTEVLYAREQTVLAASAAGVDAIDTLVTDIEATERLRDDTGFAIELGYDGKLAIHPAQVAVINDAYTPDDERIAWAERVLDAKGEADGEERGVFRVDGEMIDAPLITQAERVLDHARAGDSSR from the coding sequence ATGGCCAGACGAAGCGTCCTCTTCACGCCCGGCGACCGGCCCGAGATGATGCGAAAAGCCCCCGACAGCGGAGCCGATGTCGTCGTGTTCGATCTCGAAGACGCGATCGCGCCCGCCAGAAAGGACGAAGCGCGCGAAGCCGTCTCCGAGGTGCTCTCGGGCGAGTTCGATCCCGACTGCGAAGTCTGTGTTCGCGTCGGTCGGGACTTCCACACGGACCTCGACGTGCTCCTCGACGGCGAACCACGCCTCGACGCGCTGATGCTCCCGAAAGCCGAGGCGAGCGAGGACGTCACCGCGCTCGCGGATTCGCTCGCCACACGCGACGCGAGCTACCCGGTGTTCGCGCTGATCGAGACGGCGCGAGGCGTGCTCAACGCCGAGGAGATCGCCGCGGCCGAGGCAACGACTGCGGTCTGTTTCGGGGCCGAGGACCTCGCGGCCGACGTCGGCGCACGGCGAACCGAGGAGGGAACGGAAGTGCTCTACGCGCGCGAACAGACGGTGCTCGCGGCAAGCGCGGCCGGCGTCGACGCCATCGACACGCTCGTGACCGACATTGAGGCGACCGAGCGGCTCCGTGACGACACCGGATTCGCCATCGAACTCGGCTACGACGGCAAACTGGCCATCCATCCCGCACAGGTCGCGGTCATCAACGACGCCTACACGCCCGACGACGAGCGCATCGCGTGGGCCGAGCGCGTGCTCGACGCGAAAGGCGAAGCCGACGGCGAGGAACGGGGCGTCTTCCGCGTCGACGGCGAGATGATCGATGCACCACTGATCACGCAGGCCGAGCGCGTCCTCGACCATGCCCGTGCTGGCGATAGTTCACGATAA
- a CDS encoding Glu/Leu/Phe/Val family dehydrogenase — translation MSETVNPFESLQAQLDAAAEFLDISEGELDRLKHPERVLETTLSVERDDGSLATLEAFRSQFNGDRGPYKGGIRYHPNVSRDEVKALSGWMAYKCALVDVPFGGGKGGIVIDPHDYSETELEAITRAYAAELRPLVGPERDVPAPDVNTGQREMNWIKDTYELLEDTTAPGVVTGKAIAVGGSEGRVEATGRSVMLTAREAFEYFDVEMDGATVAVQGYGNAGAIAARLLEDRGATIVAISDSSGAIYDPNGLDTEAVGDHKTETGSVTGYPHTDDLTDEELLTLDVDLLIPAALENAIDEEIAEQLAADFVIEAANGPLTPAADDVLAERDVYVLPDILANAGGVTVSYFEWVQNRQRFHWSEERVNDELETVIEDAFAALIDTFEDRDLPSLRTAAYVIAIQRVLDAAEKNGRFP, via the coding sequence ATGTCAGAGACAGTCAACCCCTTCGAGAGCCTCCAGGCCCAACTCGACGCGGCCGCGGAATTTCTCGATATTTCGGAGGGCGAACTCGACCGGCTCAAACACCCCGAACGCGTGCTCGAAACCACTCTCTCGGTCGAGCGCGACGACGGCTCGCTGGCGACACTCGAAGCCTTCCGCTCGCAGTTCAACGGCGACCGCGGTCCCTACAAAGGGGGGATTCGCTACCACCCGAACGTCTCACGCGACGAGGTGAAGGCGCTGTCGGGCTGGATGGCCTACAAGTGTGCGCTCGTCGACGTTCCCTTCGGCGGGGGGAAGGGCGGTATCGTCATCGACCCGCACGACTACTCCGAAACCGAACTCGAAGCCATCACGCGGGCGTACGCCGCCGAACTCCGGCCGCTGGTCGGACCCGAACGCGACGTTCCGGCACCGGACGTCAACACCGGCCAGCGCGAGATGAACTGGATCAAGGACACCTACGAACTGCTCGAAGACACGACCGCCCCCGGCGTCGTCACCGGCAAGGCCATCGCCGTCGGCGGCAGCGAGGGTCGCGTCGAAGCGACGGGACGATCGGTGATGCTCACCGCCCGCGAGGCATTCGAGTACTTCGACGTCGAAATGGACGGCGCGACGGTCGCCGTACAGGGCTACGGCAACGCCGGCGCGATCGCCGCCCGCCTGCTCGAAGACCGCGGCGCGACCATCGTCGCCATCTCCGACTCCAGCGGCGCGATCTACGACCCCAACGGACTCGACACCGAGGCGGTCGGCGACCACAAGACCGAGACCGGCAGTGTCACGGGCTACCCACACACCGACGACCTCACCGACGAGGAGCTGCTGACCCTCGACGTTGACCTCCTGATTCCGGCGGCGCTCGAAAACGCCATCGACGAGGAAATCGCCGAACAGCTCGCAGCCGACTTCGTCATCGAGGCCGCCAACGGCCCGCTCACACCCGCCGCCGACGACGTGCTCGCGGAGCGCGACGTCTACGTCCTGCCCGACATCCTCGCCAACGCCGGCGGCGTCACGGTCTCCTACTTCGAATGGGTGCAGAACCGCCAGCGCTTCCACTGGTCCGAAGAACGGGTCAACGACGAACTCGAAACCGTCATCGAGGACGCCTTCGCGGCGCTCATCGACACCTTCGAGGACCGCGACCTCCCGAGCCTGCGCACCGCCGCCTACGTCATCGCCATCCAGCGCGTGCTCGACGCCGCCGAGAAGAACGGGCGCTTCCCCTGA
- a CDS encoding tripartite tricarboxylate transporter permease, with protein MVSLTESVVFAPESGLVALGFVLGGIVLGTVSGLVPGLHANNFALLLAAAAPGVPGPALFVGAAMLAAGVTHTFLDVVPALALGVPDAAMAASALPGHRLVVAGRGREALRLSALGSALAVVLAVPLALPMTELMIAVYPAVRARLPLVLGGVALFLILTERSNPARFGGLVAFLLSAGLGWLTLDIEPSAPLASGGMLMPLFAGLFGAPVLIEAIDGAGVPEQADAAVTTPRRTVGLTALAGTLSGAVVGYLPGVSAAVAATVTLPAVPNDDGARGFLVATSGVNTSNTIFALFALVALGSPRTGVLVALDSTGVPLDLPLLLSGVVLAAGVGFVLVPVVGDRYLRTVGRVDYTFLSVGVLCLLLALAYLFSGFIGVGAFCASALVGLVPAKLGARRVHLMGVLMGPLILGI; from the coding sequence ATGGTGTCGCTGACCGAGAGCGTGGTGTTCGCCCCGGAGTCGGGACTCGTTGCGCTCGGGTTCGTTCTCGGTGGGATCGTGCTCGGAACGGTGAGCGGTCTCGTTCCCGGCCTGCACGCGAACAACTTCGCGCTGTTGTTGGCGGCGGCCGCGCCGGGGGTTCCGGGTCCGGCGCTGTTCGTCGGGGCGGCGATGCTCGCCGCGGGCGTCACGCACACGTTTCTGGACGTCGTGCCGGCGCTTGCACTCGGTGTCCCGGACGCGGCGATGGCCGCCTCGGCGTTGCCGGGCCATCGGCTCGTCGTCGCGGGCCGCGGGCGCGAGGCGCTGCGGCTGTCGGCGCTCGGGAGCGCGCTCGCCGTGGTGCTGGCCGTGCCGCTCGCGCTCCCGATGACGGAGCTGATGATCGCGGTGTATCCGGCGGTGCGGGCGCGACTGCCGCTCGTGTTGGGTGGCGTCGCGCTCTTCTTGATACTCACCGAGCGCTCGAACCCGGCGCGTTTCGGAGGTCTGGTCGCCTTCCTTCTGAGCGCGGGACTCGGCTGGCTCACCCTCGACATTGAGCCGAGCGCGCCGCTCGCAAGCGGTGGGATGTTGATGCCGCTGTTCGCGGGACTGTTCGGTGCTCCTGTCCTCATCGAGGCCATCGACGGAGCAGGTGTACCGGAACAGGCCGATGCGGCGGTGACGACGCCCCGGCGGACGGTCGGGCTGACGGCGCTCGCGGGCACGCTGTCGGGTGCGGTCGTCGGCTACCTGCCGGGCGTGTCGGCGGCCGTCGCGGCGACGGTGACGCTGCCCGCAGTCCCGAACGACGATGGCGCACGCGGGTTTCTGGTCGCGACGAGCGGCGTCAACACCTCTAATACGATTTTCGCGCTCTTTGCACTCGTGGCGCTCGGGTCGCCCCGAACTGGTGTACTGGTCGCGCTCGATTCGACCGGCGTGCCGCTCGACCTTCCGTTGCTACTGTCGGGAGTCGTCCTCGCGGCCGGTGTCGGGTTCGTGCTCGTGCCGGTCGTCGGCGACCGCTATCTGCGGACGGTGGGGCGGGTCGATTACACGTTCCTCTCGGTGGGCGTGCTCTGCCTGCTGCTCGCGCTCGCGTACCTCTTTTCGGGATTCATCGGTGTTGGCGCGTTCTGTGCGAGCGCGCTGGTCGGGTTGGTGCCGGCAAAACTGGGTGCGCGTCGCGTGCATCTGATGGGCGTGCTGATGGGGCCGCTGATATTGGGAATTTGA
- the rpl12p gene encoding 50S ribosomal protein P1, whose translation MEYVYAALILNETGEEINEENVTDILEAAGADVEESRVKALVAALEDVDIEEAVEQAAAVPASGAGGAAAGGEADTGADEADEAEAEEEAEAEEEDDDDDDAGGEGLGELFG comes from the coding sequence ATGGAATACGTTTACGCAGCACTCATCCTGAACGAGACGGGCGAAGAGATCAACGAAGAGAACGTCACGGACATCCTCGAAGCGGCCGGTGCGGACGTCGAGGAGTCCCGTGTGAAGGCGCTCGTGGCCGCCCTCGAAGACGTCGACATCGAGGAGGCCGTCGAGCAGGCCGCCGCGGTGCCCGCGAGCGGTGCTGGCGGCGCGGCAGCCGGCGGCGAGGCCGACACCGGCGCGGACGAGGCCGACGAAGCCGAGGCCGAAGAGGAAGCGGAAGCCGAGGAAGAAGACGACGATGACGACGACGCAGGCGGCGAGGGTCTCGGCGAGCTGTTCGGCTGA
- a CDS encoding 50S ribosomal protein L10, which produces MAAEGEAGDHRTETIPEWKRQEVADLADLIGEFESVGVVSIAGIPSRQLQAMRRDLRGSAELRVARNTLLVRALEDADGGVEDLVDEVDGQVGLIGADANPFGLYRQLEASKTPAPINAGEIAPNPIVIPEGDTGIDPGPFVGELQQVGAAARIMDGSIHVTEDSTVLEEGEEVSQTLANVLGELEIEPKEVGLDLRTVYADGILFEPDELAIDIDEYRADVAAAAAAGRNLSVNAAYPTAQTAGTLLGKGSTEAKSLGLEAAIASPALADDLVNRADAQMRALAANIDDEEALPEELRGVEVPTEAGDEDESNDDQSADTETETEPKEDEDDDDDDAGGEGLGAMFG; this is translated from the coding sequence ATGGCCGCCGAGGGCGAAGCCGGCGACCATCGCACCGAGACGATTCCCGAGTGGAAACGACAAGAAGTCGCCGACCTCGCGGACCTCATCGGCGAGTTCGAGAGCGTCGGCGTCGTCTCCATCGCGGGCATTCCGAGCCGCCAGTTGCAGGCGATGCGTCGCGACCTCCGTGGCTCGGCTGAACTCCGCGTCGCGCGCAACACGCTGCTGGTGCGCGCGCTCGAAGACGCCGACGGCGGCGTTGAGGACCTCGTCGACGAGGTCGACGGGCAGGTCGGACTCATCGGAGCCGACGCCAACCCGTTCGGTCTCTACCGACAGTTGGAGGCCTCGAAGACGCCGGCCCCGATCAACGCCGGCGAGATCGCGCCGAACCCGATCGTGATTCCCGAGGGCGACACCGGCATCGACCCCGGTCCGTTCGTCGGCGAACTCCAACAGGTCGGCGCGGCCGCGCGCATCATGGACGGGTCGATTCACGTCACCGAGGATTCCACAGTCTTAGAGGAGGGCGAGGAGGTCTCACAGACCCTCGCGAACGTCCTCGGTGAACTCGAAATCGAACCCAAGGAAGTGGGTCTCGATCTCAGAACCGTGTACGCCGACGGCATCCTGTTCGAGCCCGACGAGCTAGCCATCGACATCGACGAGTACCGCGCAGACGTCGCGGCGGCGGCCGCTGCCGGGAGGAACCTCTCGGTCAACGCGGCCTACCCGACCGCACAGACCGCCGGGACGCTGCTCGGCAAGGGCAGTACGGAAGCCAAGAGCCTCGGGTTAGAGGCAGCCATCGCCAGCCCGGCCCTCGCCGACGACCTCGTGAACCGCGCGGACGCGCAGATGCGTGCGCTCGCGGCCAACATCGACGACGAGGAGGCCCTGCCCGAGGAGCTCCGCGGCGTCGAGGTCCCCACAGAAGCAGGCGACGAGGACGAATCGAACGACGACCAATCGGCCGACACCGAGACCGAAACCGAACCCAAGGAGGACGAGGACGACGATGATGACGACGCGGGCGGCGAGGGTCTCGGCGCGATGTTCGGCTAA
- a CDS encoding 50S ribosomal protein L1, translating into MADQDIEEAVTRALDEAPPRNFGETVDLAVNLRDLDLNDPSNRVDESIVLPAGTGQETRIVVFAEGETALRAEEVADDVLDGDDLEELGDDDDEAKDLAGETNFFIAEAGMMQDIGRYLGTVLGPRGKMPTPLQPDDDVVETINRMKNTVQLRSRDRRTFHTRVGAADMSADEIADNIDVIVRRLEADLEKGPLNIDTVYVKTTMGPAVEVA; encoded by the coding sequence ATGGCAGATCAGGACATAGAGGAGGCCGTGACACGCGCACTCGACGAGGCCCCACCGCGAAACTTCGGTGAGACGGTGGACCTCGCGGTCAACCTGCGCGATCTCGACCTCAACGACCCATCGAACCGCGTCGACGAAAGCATCGTTCTTCCAGCCGGCACGGGCCAAGAGACCCGTATCGTCGTGTTCGCCGAGGGCGAGACCGCCCTCCGCGCCGAGGAGGTCGCCGACGACGTGCTCGACGGCGACGACCTCGAAGAACTCGGCGATGACGACGACGAGGCGAAGGACCTCGCGGGCGAGACGAACTTCTTCATCGCCGAAGCCGGCATGATGCAGGACATCGGTCGCTACCTTGGTACTGTGCTGGGGCCGCGCGGGAAGATGCCCACGCCGCTCCAGCCCGACGACGACGTCGTCGAGACCATCAACCGGATGAAGAATACCGTGCAGCTCAGGAGCCGCGACCGACGGACCTTCCACACGCGGGTGGGGGCGGCCGACATGAGCGCCGACGAGATCGCCGACAACATCGACGTCATCGTCCGGCGACTCGAAGCCGACCTCGAAAAAGGTCCCCTCAACATCGACACGGTGTACGTGAAGACGACGATGGGACCGGCCGTGGAGGTGGCCTGA
- a CDS encoding amphi-Trp domain-containing protein, translating into MSEEYESEQELSRAAIADVFESFAEELRSEGELTLAVGGEHVYIDPTDPCEFEVEVEEESSRFGSTERSVEFELEWDRQDSERDLVE; encoded by the coding sequence ATGTCCGAAGAATACGAGAGCGAACAGGAGTTGAGCCGTGCGGCGATCGCCGACGTCTTCGAGAGTTTCGCCGAGGAGCTGCGCAGCGAGGGTGAACTCACCCTCGCGGTCGGCGGCGAGCACGTCTACATCGACCCGACCGACCCTTGCGAGTTCGAAGTCGAGGTCGAGGAGGAGTCGTCGCGATTCGGCTCGACCGAGCGAAGCGTCGAGTTCGAGTTGGAGTGGGACCGCCAAGACAGCGAGCGCGACCTCGTCGAGTAG
- a CDS encoding 50S ribosomal protein L11, which translates to MAGTIEALVPGGEADPGPPLGPELGPTPVNVQEVVAEINDQTEAFDGMEVPVTVEYDDDGAFSISVGVPPTAALVKDTAGFETGSGEPQKDFVADITVEEVKQVAEQKGPDLLAYDTKNAAKEVAGTCVTLGVTIDGEDARTFGERVDDGQYDDVLAEEAAA; encoded by the coding sequence ATGGCTGGAACCATCGAAGCACTCGTTCCCGGCGGGGAGGCGGACCCCGGTCCGCCGCTCGGCCCGGAACTCGGCCCGACGCCGGTGAACGTCCAGGAGGTCGTCGCCGAGATCAACGACCAGACCGAAGCCTTCGACGGGATGGAAGTCCCCGTCACAGTCGAATACGACGACGACGGCGCGTTCTCCATCTCCGTTGGTGTACCGCCGACCGCGGCACTCGTCAAGGACACCGCGGGCTTCGAGACGGGCAGCGGCGAGCCACAGAAGGACTTCGTCGCCGATATCACGGTCGAGGAGGTCAAACAGGTCGCCGAACAGAAAGGTCCCGACCTGCTCGCCTACGACACGAAAAACGCCGCCAAGGAGGTCGCCGGCACCTGTGTGACCCTCGGCGTGACCATCGATGGCGAGGACGCGCGCACCTTCGGCGAGCGCGTCGACGACGGTCAGTACGACGACGTGCTCGCCGAGGAAGCCGCCGCGTAG
- a CDS encoding OBG GTPase family GTP-binding protein — translation MGLEDEIEDLREEIAETPYNKSTEAHIGRLKSKLAEKKEKLENQSSAGGGQGYSVEQTGDATVALVGMPSAGKSTLLNALTNAESEVGSYEFTTLDVNPGMLKHKGANIQLLDVPGLIEGAAGGRGGGREVLSVIRTADLVVFVLSVFEIDKYEPLARELYENKVRLDTEPPKVRITPKGKGGIDVTTGPEVDLEDDTVRQVLRERGYVNADVAITESVDLDGLLDGILDNRVYLPSLVTVNKADLIERDYLDTVNEDLREQDIDPERAIFISAEVEKGLDALTDRIWEELELIRIYMDKPGRGTDYEEPLMLRAGQTVGDACEKLGGELEDRFRFARVSGPSAKHDDQQVGKDHQLRDEDVLRIVARR, via the coding sequence ATGGGGCTTGAAGACGAAATCGAAGACCTCCGCGAGGAGATAGCGGAGACGCCATACAACAAGTCCACGGAGGCCCACATCGGCCGACTGAAGTCGAAACTCGCCGAGAAGAAAGAGAAACTCGAAAACCAGTCCTCCGCCGGCGGCGGTCAGGGCTACTCGGTCGAACAGACCGGCGACGCGACCGTGGCGCTCGTGGGGATGCCGAGTGCGGGGAAATCCACACTCCTCAACGCCCTCACGAACGCCGAAAGCGAGGTCGGTTCCTACGAGTTCACGACGCTCGACGTCAATCCCGGCATGCTCAAACACAAGGGGGCGAACATCCAACTGCTCGACGTCCCTGGCCTGATCGAAGGTGCGGCGGGCGGGCGCGGTGGCGGGCGAGAGGTGCTCTCGGTGATTCGGACCGCTGACCTCGTGGTGTTCGTGCTCTCGGTGTTCGAAATCGATAAGTACGAACCGCTCGCGCGGGAACTCTACGAGAACAAGGTCCGCCTCGATACCGAACCCCCGAAGGTCCGCATCACGCCCAAAGGAAAGGGCGGTATCGACGTCACGACCGGTCCCGAGGTCGACCTCGAAGACGACACGGTTCGGCAGGTGCTTCGCGAGCGCGGCTACGTCAACGCCGACGTCGCCATCACCGAGTCGGTGGACCTCGACGGACTCCTCGACGGGATTCTCGACAACCGGGTGTATCTGCCGTCGCTCGTCACCGTGAACAAGGCCGACCTCATCGAGCGCGACTATCTCGATACCGTCAACGAGGATCTCCGCGAGCAGGACATCGACCCCGAGAGGGCGATCTTCATCAGTGCCGAAGTGGAGAAGGGTCTCGACGCGCTCACCGACCGTATCTGGGAGGAGCTCGAACTCATCCGCATCTACATGGACAAACCCGGTCGTGGCACCGACTACGAGGAGCCGCTGATGCTTCGGGCAGGTCAAACCGTGGGCGACGCCTGCGAGAAACTCGGCGGGGAGTTGGAAGACCGATTCCGCTTCGCCCGTGTGTCGGGTCCGAGCGCGAAACACGACGACCAACAGGTGGGCAAGGACCACCAGCTCCGCGACGAGGACGTGCTCCGTATCGTCGCGCGCCGGTGA
- a CDS encoding TIGR04206 family protein translates to MRGLSVRRRLLAVLVLALVPWTLLSGGVLTLVFPFGLVNTTPLHLTPLVDYLRYTGGFAALPSFLQAWPTSVLLYLGALGSAFGGVMGREDRRVTGGLLVLAGLAHAGLAVGFLRMGRLAVPLGSLFAFALAWWLYWPAIRRTVP, encoded by the coding sequence ATGAGGGGTCTCTCGGTCCGGCGACGGCTGCTCGCCGTTCTCGTGCTGGCACTCGTGCCGTGGACGCTCCTCTCCGGGGGTGTACTCACGCTCGTCTTCCCGTTCGGTCTCGTGAACACGACGCCGTTGCATCTCACACCGCTCGTCGATTACCTCCGCTACACCGGCGGGTTCGCCGCACTCCCGAGTTTCCTGCAGGCGTGGCCGACGAGCGTGTTGCTCTATCTCGGCGCGCTCGGCAGCGCGTTCGGGGGTGTGATGGGTCGCGAGGACCGGCGTGTGACCGGTGGACTGCTCGTGCTCGCCGGCCTCGCCCACGCGGGTCTCGCGGTCGGCTTCCTCCGCATGGGTCGGCTGGCGGTTCCGCTCGGGTCGCTGTTCGCGTTCGCGCTCGCGTGGTGGCTGTACTGGCCGGCCATCCGCCGGACGGTTCCGTAG
- a CDS encoding VOC family protein — translation MDATLDHTMMRVEDLDEATEWYADHLDYEEKGRMEADSFTNVFMGPEGIHDEGALLELTYNHDGRSYEMGDAWGHIAVRVPEGELEAAYDELMDEGVEDYRDPESCGGRYAFVKDPDGHEIEIVQRDHGARWSIDHTMMRVTDADAHIGFWTRKFEYDERPAGRWESDDFANYFVEPSGAADEAMSVELTYNYDDRSYDLGDAWGHVAVRCSDLDEAWDTLMTRGAADYRDPESCDHQYAFTKDPDGHEIEVVTR, via the coding sequence ATGGACGCGACGCTCGACCACACGATGATGCGTGTCGAGGATCTGGACGAGGCGACCGAGTGGTACGCAGACCACCTCGACTACGAGGAGAAAGGGCGCATGGAGGCCGATAGCTTCACGAACGTCTTCATGGGTCCCGAGGGGATTCACGACGAGGGCGCGCTGCTCGAACTCACCTACAACCACGACGGGCGCTCCTACGAGATGGGCGATGCGTGGGGCCACATCGCCGTTCGAGTCCCCGAGGGCGAACTCGAAGCCGCCTACGACGAACTGATGGACGAGGGTGTCGAGGACTATCGCGACCCCGAATCCTGCGGCGGGCGCTACGCCTTCGTGAAGGACCCCGACGGCCACGAGATCGAGATCGTCCAGCGCGACCACGGCGCGCGCTGGAGCATCGACCACACGATGATGCGTGTCACCGACGCCGACGCGCACATCGGCTTCTGGACCCGGAAGTTCGAGTACGACGAACGCCCCGCGGGCCGCTGGGAATCGGACGACTTCGCGAACTACTTCGTCGAGCCAAGCGGCGCTGCCGACGAGGCGATGAGCGTCGAACTCACCTACAACTACGACGACCGCTCGTACGACCTGGGCGACGCGTGGGGCCACGTCGCGGTTCGGTGTTCTGACCTCGACGAGGCGTGGGACACTCTGATGACCCGCGGCGCTGCGGACTACCGCGACCCCGAATCCTGCGACCATCAGTACGCCTTCACGAAAGACCCCGACGGTCACGAGATAGAGGTCGTGACGCGGTAG